The stretch of DNA AATAGAGATAACAGATCTTTTAATTTGAGAAATCAATCCATATTTTTCATCATTATTCATTTCTTGACATACTTCATATATATGCTTTGCCAGTGAAATAGATTTCTTCCAGAAAAGGAGTTTCTCAAAATTATGCATATGCTCTTTATTCTTGGTTCTTGATTCTTGGCTCTTGGCTCTTAAAATCCTCCATTAATTCAACGAAATCATCAAACAAGTAGTTAGCATCCTCAGGGCCCGGGCTTGCTTCCGGGTGATACTGAACTGAGAAGCAAGGGTGGATTTTGTGTTTTAATCCTTCATTCGTTCTGTCGTTAAGTGCAATGTGAGTTTCGATAAGGTCAGTTCCTTTAAGACTTTCCTGATCTACCGCATAACCATGATTCTGAGAAGTAATGGAAACTTTGTTTTTCTCCAGGTCTAAAACCGGGTGATTTCCTCCTCTGTGACCAAATTTCAGTTTGAATGTTTTTGCTCCACAAGCTAATCCTATTAACTGGTGTCCTAAACAAATTCCAAAAATGGGAACTTTTCCTAATAATCCTCTGATCATTTCTAAAGCTTTAGGGTTATCTTCCGGATCCCCAGGACCGTTTGACAACATGATTCCATCCGGATCCATTAGCAAGATCTCTTCAGCAGTAGTATCATGAGAAACAACGATGATATCACAATTTCTCTGAGATAACTCCCTGATAATTCCTAGTTTAGAACCAAAATCTACCAACACCACTTTGAAACCTCTTCCCGGATTTGCATACGGTGTTTTCGTAGATACTGTTTCTACCTGGTTGGTTGGGAACGTTGTTGATTTTAATTCTTCTACCGTTGTGTTTTCGTCGGCATCTGCATTCACGATTTTCCCTTTCACTACTCCGGAATTACGAAGAATCCTTGTCAGTCTTCTTGTATCAATTCCTGAAATTCCTGAAAGATTTTTCTTTTTAAATAATTCATCCAAAGTAATCTGTGTACGGAAATTAGAGGGTAAGTCACAAATCTCCTTTACAATAAGACCTTTAATAGCGGGCTCAATACTTTCATAATCATCACGGTTGATCCCATAATTCCCGATCAACGGATAAGTCATACATACAATCTGACCACAATAAGATGGGTCGGAAATCAATTCTTGATATCCCGTCATTCCGGTATTGAAAACCACTTCTCCTGCTGTTTCCAATTCTGTTCCGAAACCTTCTCCGTAAAAAACCTCTCCGGATTCTAATATTAATTTCTTTTTCATTTTTATTTTTGTTGTACAGTGTATTCATGTATTAACCTATTAACGATTTTCATGAATACCTTTTACATTAATACTTTTTACAATTATTTAAATTTAAACCCTTTATCTTCCAAAGCATTTTTAAGTATCGCCATTCTTGCGAAGACTCCGTTTTGCATTTGCTTAAAAATTCTTGAACGCTCACTTTCCACTAAATCGTTGTCGATTTCCACCCCTCTGTTGATCGGTGCGGGATGCATAATGATCGCTTCTTTTTTCATCGCTTTCTCTCTTTCTTTCGTCAAACCATATCTTCTATGATAATCTGAAGCTGAGAAACTCATTTTCGCATCATGTCTCTCATGCTGGATTCTCAGCAGCATTAAAACATCTACATCATGGATCAGCTCATCTACTGACAGATATGTTCCATTGATTAAAGCTCCTTCATCAAACCAATCTTCCGGACCGGAAAAGTACACTTTAGCACCTAATCTTCTCAAAGCTTCCGCATTAGAATTAGCAACCCTGCTGTGCTTTACATCTCCGACAATTCCTATTTTAAGACCTTCAAATTTTCCAAATTCCTGATAGATCGTCATTAAGTCCAGCATACATTGTGACGGGTGATTTCCTTTTCCGTCTCCTCCGTTGATCACTGGAATAGTAATATTTTTTAATTCTTCAAAGAAGCCGTCTTTCTTATCCCGTATTACGACTAAGTTTACTCCTAAACTTTCAATCGTCTTTACTGTATCGTATAAACTCTCCCCTTTGTTTACAGAGCTATGGGAAGCATCAAAAGGAACCACCTGAAGACCTAATTTTCTTTCAGCAATATCGAAACTTGTTTTTGTTCTCGTGCTGTCTTCAAAAAATAGATTTGAGCAAAAAACTTCGCCTTCTATTTTAGCAGTTTTCCCATTTGCAAAAGCTATCGCTTCTGTCAGTATACTGTTGATTTTCTCGGTACTTAGTTCTGTAATCGTAAACATAATATCTTAATTTTTTACATAAAAAAAGCGAAGACAAAATCTTCGCTTAATAACAATAAATATCGTAAAGGGCGCTGTCGCCCGGTAAATCTAATGATATAAATACTCTTTTATTCATTAGGTGCAAAGATATAACATTTTACCGATATCACAAAATCAAAGTGCCAAAAAAATTAAAAAACCTTAATCAACCCTTATTCTCATTTTTTCTTAATATTTTTGTTAAATCTCAATTTTATCGCATGGATGCTAAAGACAAAATGATTCTCAGTATTATTCAGGAAGACTCTACTCTATCTGTAAAAGAAATTTCAGAAAGGATAGGTCTTACTTTCACTCCGACGTATGAACGTATCAAACAATTGGAGAAACAGGGAGTCATTGAAAAATATGTAGGTCTTCTCAACCGCGAAAAGCTGGGTCTCAATATTGTAGTGTATTGTAATGTCCGTCTTAAAGAGCAATCCAAAAAAGTTTTGGAAACTTTCGAGAAAAACATTAGCAAATATGACGAAGTACAGGAAATCATCAGCCTTTCCGGCGAATATGATTATATGCTTAAAATCATTGCAAAGGATATCAATTCTTATAATGATTTCGCTGTAAGTGTCATTTCCAATATCCCTAATATTGGGCAATATCACAGTTCTATTGTATTGCATGAGGTGAAAAAATCCACCAAATTCAAAATCGACCTCGCTTAAATAACTTTTGTATTTGTAAGGTAAAATCGTAAAACCGCAAAATCGCTGATTTGCTCAATTGCGAATTTTACGACTGCATGTCATTGCGAGCAAGGCGAAGCAATCTCTTCATGACCTTATAGCTTAATAGAGACTCTCAATCGTTCAATCACCTTAACCCAATATTTTATTTTTCAGCTTATTAAACTGATAGCTTACTTTATCCAGACAAAGATTTCCAATACTTCCCTGATGAGTATGGTTTAGATTCTCTATTTCAAAATCAAAAGCATTATTCTCTATCTCCTGCCCTACTTTGACATAGGCATCACGGAATGAACTTCCATTTTTTACCTCTTCATTTATTTTCTCCACACTGAAAAGGTATTTATATTTCTCATCTTCCAGGATTCCCTCTCTCACTTTAATATTAGGTAAGGTATAGTTTAGAATCTCAAGACATTCTTTTAAAGAATCAATTGCAGGGAATAAAATTTCTTTTGTCAACTGCACATCTCTATGATATCCGGAAGGCAGGTTATTCGTTAATAAAATCAATTCATTAGGTAAAGATTGAATTCTATTACATCTCGCCCGCACCAGCTCAAAAATATCAGGATTCTTCTTATGCGGCATAATACTGCTTCCTGTTGTAAATTCTTTAGGGAAGCTGATAAAGTCAAAATTCTGACTCAGATACAGACATACATCATAAGCAAATTTACCAAGTGTTCCTGCTATGGTAGCCATTGCCATTGCTAACAGCTTTTCAGACTTCCCTCGGGTCATCTGAGCATATACTGCATTATAATTCATGGTTTGAAATCCCAGATTATAGGTGGTACTCTCCCGGTCGATTGGAAAAGAAGAACCATAACCAGCAGCAGAACCTAGTGGATTTTTATTAATGATATTTTTTACTGAAAATAACATCTCAACATCGTCCAACAATGCCTCCGCATATGCTCCAAACCATAGTCCGAAAGAAGAGGGCATAGCAATCTGCAAGTGGGTATACCCAGGTAACAATACGTTTTTATGTTGTTCCGCCAATGTGATCAAAAGCTGAAAGAACTCATCCGTAAGGCTTGCTATTTCACGAATCTCGTCCAATAAATACAGTTTGATATCTAATAAAACCTGATCATTTCTGGATCTTGCCGTATGAATCTTCTTTCCTGTATCTCCTAATTTTTCAATCAGGATTGCTTCGATTTGCGAATGGATATCTTCTGCCTCCTGATCTATTTCAAAGTTCCCATCTTCGATATTCTGTAAAACTTCGGATAAAACAGCAGTCATCTGCGCTGCTTCTTCGTTGGAAATAATACCTACTTCTGCCAGCATTTTACAATGAGCCATAGAACCTTTTACATCATACTTTGCTAATCGCTCATCAAAGTCCAGGTCTTTTCCTACTGTAAAATTATTGACTAATATATTAGTGGCAAGATCATCTTTCTGCCATATCTTTTTCATAATTGTTTGGTTTAAATATTACTGTGCAATTTGTTTGGTTTGCGCCGTTTATAAATTTGTTTTGGGCTCAGCATGATACGCTCCTGCTTATTGAAAAAACTTTAACAACTTCCACATTCAATAAAGTCTTTCATTTTTAATCTTCCTCTTGCATAAATCTTATTAAAAACTACATTCTTCATGATGATCATGCTAAGCTGAATCAAAACATTTATATAGTTGGAAGCATGGGGTTAGAAGCTGGAAGTCAATATCAATCCTTCCCCCATCTTCCTTTCTCCCTGCTCTACAATACCTGTTCTAAAATCCTTATATAAATCTCAATTCCCTGCCTTATTTCATTGAGCTCTATAAACTCATCTGCGGTATGGGAGCGCCTGCTGTCTCCGGGGCCTATTTTAACGGATGTACAAGGAATAATAGCCTGGTCCGAAGAAGTTGGAGATCCATACGTGGTCCTTCCAATAGCCAGCCCAGCTTGTACAAAGGGATGATCTAATTCTATTTTTGAAGAATTCAGCCTGAAAGATCTTGCTGTAAGATTTGATTTCATTTGTGATTGAATGATTTCAAAAGCTTCCTGATTGCTGTATGCATCTGTAACTCTTACATCCAAAGTAAAATGACACGCTTCAGGAACTACGTTATGCTGAACCCCTGCATGAATGCCTGATAATGTAATTTTAACCTCTCCCAGATAGTCTGATATTTTTGGAAATTTAAATTGGGTAATATGCTGCAGATCCTGCATACACTTTAAAATAGCATTATCTTCATTAGGATGAGCAGCATGAGAAGGAGTTCCTTTCATTTCTCCATCGATTACCAAAAGTCCTTTTTCAGCAATAGCAAGATTCATTTGCGTCGGTTCGCCCACAATAGCCAACTCTATATTTGGCAGCTGTGGAAATAGAGCCTCAATTCCATCAAATCCTGAGATTTCCTCCTCGGCGGTCAAAGCAATAATTAAATTATATTTTAAATCTTTTCTTTCATAAAAATGTAAAAAGGTCTGTGCCATGGAAACCAGAGAAGCACCCGCATCATTACTCCCCAATCCATAAAGCTTTCCTTCCTTTTCTATAGCTACAAACGGATCTAAAGTATATCCTTTATTAGGCTTTACCGTATCATGATGAGTATTTAACAATACAGAAGGTTTCCATTCATCAAAATGCTTATTGACTGCCCATATATTATTTTTAAAGCGCGTAGGAGTAATTCCCTTCTTCTGAAAAAAATTCTCAATCTCTACAGAAGTATTGTATTCGTCTTTACTGAATGAAGGAATTTCAATCAGGTTTTTCAACAATCCAACCGCATTATTGAACAATTCTTCTTGACTATAAACAGATTTGAGTGCCTGCATGATGATTTTCTATATGGTTCTTCAACTCGGTTTCTTTAATCAGAAACACCTTATTCACATTGTTTTTTATTGCACCCAGCGCATTCTCAAGCTTGGGTAAAATTCCTTTGTGCAATTTCCCTTCTTCTTTTAAAATTGAGAAATCTTCCTGGGAGACACTTTTAATAATAGAATCAGGATTATCCACATCTTCCAATACGCCTTCTTTATCAAAACAGTATAATAATTCTACATCGTACTTTTCTGTCAATGCCTGCGCAATAATGGAAGCAATAGTATCTGCATTGGTATTTAAAAGATTCCCGTTTTTATCATGGGTGATTGCAGAGAATACAGGAACCAGATCCAAATAAAGGAAATAGGAAATCATTTTTTTATGAACACTTCCTTCATCTATATCCCCTACAAATCCAAAATCTATTTCAGGATGGTTTCTTTTTTTAGCCTGAATCACATTAGCATCAGCCCCTGAAAGTCCTAAAGCATTACAATTTCTCTGTTGTAGCTTGGAAACAATGTTTTTATTGATGCTTCCTGCATACACCATCGCTACAATATCCAATGTGGCTTTATCCGTAATTCTTCTTCCATTGATCAGCTGCTGCGTTATTCCCAACTTATCAGCCAGTGTCGTTGCCAGCTTTCCTCCACCATGAACCAGAATTTTCTTTTCCTGAATTCCTGCAAACTGCTCTAAAAACTGATCGAGCAGCTTCTCATCATCAATCAAAGCTCCTCCTATCTTGACCACAAAAAGTTTATCTTTCATGATTCGGATTATTTAGTGAAGTTGATTTCATCTAAGATTTCACTGAACACGGCTTGTGCTGAGAAAATACGGTTTTTAGCCTGCTGATAAATAATAGAATTCTCCCCGTCCATTACTTCATCACTCAATTCCACATTACGACGGACAGGAAGGCAATGCATTACTTTTCCGTTATTAGTTTCTTTCAGCTTTTCTCCGGTCAGCATCCAATTTTCCTTTACTTCAGGCATAGCAGCATAATCATCAAAAGAAGACCAGTTTTTAACGTAGATAAAATCTGCATCTTTTAAAGCCTCCTCCTGATTATGAATGATTTTTGTATCCTTAGTAAAGTTTTTATCCAAATCGTATCCTTCAGGATTGGCAATGACAAAGTCCACATCCATTTCATGCATCCACTCGGTAAAAGAGTTCGCAACAGCCTGGGCAATAGGTTTAATATGCGGAGCCCAAGTCAATACAACCTTTGGTTTATGATCTTCTTTCCAGTTTTCTGTTATCGTAATGCAGTCTGCCAGACTCTGTAAAGGATGACGAGTTGCTGATTCTAATGAAATAACCGGAACTTTGGCGTGTTTTTGAAATTGACTTAAAATACTTTCATTTACATCATCTTCCTTACTTTTCATTCCTGCAAAACAACGAACTGCAATAATATCGCAATATTGATTTAATACTTCAATAGCATCTTTAATATGTTCTACAGTATCACCATTCATTACTGCTCCATCAGCAAACTCAAGATTCCATGCTTCTTGCGCAGCATTCAATGTAAGAACATTCAATCCTAAATTCTGAGCTGCAATCTGACTGCTTAAACGGGTTCTTAAACTTGAGTTCAAGAATACCAGTCCTATTGTTTTTCCCTTTCCTTTTTCAGTTTCGGAAAGTGGGTTTTCTTTTATATTTAAAGCTTTTTTTATAGTTTCCTGCAAGTTTTCAATATCACTTACAGCGGTAAAATTTTTCATTTGATAATATTATTTATTGGTCAATAGACTCTTATTGTTTTATCCACAAAGGCACGATAGTTTTATTTTAAACACAAAACATTTAGTTGTAACTTAAAACCACTAAAGTGTTCAAGCTTTTGTGACTTTTGTGGTTTAAATATCCTGGCTCAGGTTTTAACGAAATTGCTTAGATTCCTACGAAATGACAATCCTGATGTTATATCCTACATTAGTTGTTTTTCAAAATTCTGCCTTTCAACAGTTTTGCGATTCAACGATTTTATAGTTCTTCGATTTAGCCTTTAAACAATTTCACAACTCTCCTGCAAAACACCTTTCAAAGCATTGATGAAAAGATTTGTTTCCTCTTTCCTGATATTAAGTGCAGGAAGAATCCTCAGTACAGACTTATCATTAGAATTTCCAGTAAAAATATGATGATCGTAAAGCAGACTTTTCCTCACTTCCGAGCAATCCCTATCCAGCTCAATTCCAATCATCAGTCCTTTCCTTCGGATAGATTTAATGTGTGGAAAGTCCTTAATTTCATTTTCAATATATTGTCCCATATTTTCAGCATTGGCCATCAGGTTCTCATCCTTCATAACATCCAGGACAGCAATTGCAGCTGCACAAGCCAAATGATTTCCCCCAAAAGTAGTTCCTAATAAACCATTACTTGCTTTAAATTTCGGATGAATCAAAACACCTCCAATAGGGAATCCATTTCCCATTCCTTTTGCGATAGTGATGATATCCGGTTGAACTCCAAATTCCTGATGAGCAAAGAAGTATCCTGATCTTCCATATCCAGATTGTACTTCGTCTAAAATCAAAACAGCATTATGCTGTTCACACAATTCTTTAATTTTAGATAAAAACTCTGCTGTCGGAATCATAATTCCTCCTACTCCCTGGATTCCTTCAATAATAACAGAAGAAATATCATTTCCCTGGGTTTTAAATATTTCTTCCAGCTGTTCGATATTATTCCATTCCGATTTAATGAAGCGTTCGGAATAATTAACCGGTGCTACAATTTTAGGATTATCCGTTACTGAAACAGCCGCAGAAGTTCGTCCATGAAATGCTCCCGAAAAATAAATCACTTTGCTTTTCCCATTATGAAAAGAAGCTAGTTTTAAAGCATTTTCATTGGCTTCTGCACCGGAATTACACAGAAAGAGATTATAATCTTGATATCCTGATAATTCCCCAAGCTTCTCAGCCAGTTCAGTTTGCAATTCATTCTGTACTGAATTGGAATAAAAAGAAATTTTATCTAACTGATCTTTCAGTTTCGACTGATAATGCGGATGATTATGACCAATAGAAATTACGGCATGTCCTCCGTAAAAATCAAGATACTTTTCTCCCTTATCATCCCAGAGAAATGATCCCTGAGCTTTTACAGGATTGATATTGAATAATGGATATACGTTGAATAAGTTCATTTTTTCTTTAGTTGTTAGTTACGAGATGTGAGGTTCGGGGTTCGTGATGCGAGGTTTTTAGGTAAGTGGAAAATACTTCTATAATTGATTCGGTTTCACGATTCCACGGTTTCACGATTCCACGGTTTTACGATTTAGCTTTTCAGCAATTTCGCCTTTCAGCAGTTTTACGATTCCGCGATTTTACAGTTTAGCTATTGATCCATTTCCCTAAAATCCCACCGGCTTCAAATCCAGTCCCAAATTCTCTTTCCACCCCATTGCAATATTCATGTTTTGAACTGCCTGTCCGGAAGCTCCTTTTAACAAATTGTCAATCGCCGAATGAATAACCACTACATTATCATTCTTTTCTATATGAATCACACAGCGATTGGTATTGACAACCTGTTTTAGATCAATTGCCCTTTCATTCACCTTTACAAAAGGTGCCTCTTCATAGAAATCACGATACAATTGCTCAATATCTGAAAGCTCCAAGTCTGATTTGACCGTTGAGCTGGTAAAAATCCCTCTCGTAAAATCTCCGCGCCAAGGAATAAAATTCAAACCTACTTTCTTATCATTAAAAGAATTTAACTGCTGTAAGACCTCATCCACATGCTGATGTGTTAAAGTTTTGTATGCAGAAATATTATCATTACGCCACGTAAAATGGGTAGTCGATTGCAAAGATTGTCCGGCTCCTGTAGAACCTGTAATTCCTGTAGTATATACTTCATTCAGCAATCCTTTTTCAGCAAGTGGCAATAAAGCAAGTTGAATCGCTGTTGCAAAACACCCCGGATTCGCAATACTTTTGACTCCTGAAAGATTTTTTTTATTGATTTCCGGCAGTCCGTAGATAAAATTTCTATTCTGGAAACTACCATCTAAACGAAAATCATTTCCCAGATCAATAACCAAGGTCTCATCTCCAACCGTATTTTGGCTCAACCAATTCTGGCTTTCTTTATGAGGTAAACACAAGAACAGAATTTCTACTTGTGAAGGCTTATCGGTTAAAGTCATTTCACAAACCGTCGCTAAATCCGGGTACAGATCAGAAATCTTTGTACCCGAATTAGAACGACTATATAAAAAACTCAATTCTATCATAGGGTGAAAAGCCAGCAAACGCACCAATTCACTCCCTGTATACCCGTTAGCACCTACAATTCCAACCTTCTTCATATTTTCACTCCGTTAATCTGATGATAAATATTCAGTGAATTACTTACAATTTTAGTATACCCTTTTACATCATCTCCACTCCATGCACGATTCGCTTCTCCATAGCTTCCGAATTGATCAGACATTAAATCATGATCAGATTCAATTCCATTCAGAACAAATCTGTACGGATATAGTGTAACAAAAACTTTTCCAGTTACCATCTCCTGAGAGTCTGATAAGAAAGATTCTATATTTCTCATGACAGGATCTAAAAACAATGCTTCATGAAGCCAGTTACCATACCAATCGGACAATTGAGACTTCATCATCTGCTGATATTTAGATAAAGTATGCTTTTCTAATAAATGATGAGCTTTGATAATAACCGATGCCGCAGCAGCTTCAAATCCTACTCTCCCTTTGATTCCAACAATAGTATCCCCTACATGAATGTCACGGCCGATTCCATAAGCAGAAGCCAGCTGTTCAATCTTCTGAATCGCATAAACAGGATGTTCGTAAGACACTCCGTTCACAGAAATGATCTCTCCTTTTTTAAATTCAATTTCAAGCTCTGAAGGATCTGTCACTTTAATCTGCGACGGAAAAGCTTCTTCAGGCAGATTATTTCTTGAAGTCAATGTCTCTTTTCCTCCTACTGAAGTCCCCCAAAGTCCTTTATTAACTGAATATTGGGCTTTTTGAAATTCCAAATCATATCCATGGCTTTTCAAAAATTCTATTTCTTCTTCTCTGGACAATGCCATGTCACGAATCGGTGTTATAATCTCCACATCAGGAGCCATTACCTGAAATATCAGATCAAAACGAACCTGATCATTCCCGGCACCTGTACTCCCATGAGCAATAGCATCTGCATTTGCTTCCAAAGCATATTTTGCAATTTCCTGAGCCTGAATCGTACGTTCTGCACTTACTGAAAGTGGATACGTATTGTTTTTAAGCACATTTCCGAAGATCAGATATTTAACACATGAATTGTAGTAATCTTCCTGCGCGTCGATGCACCTGTATTCTTTTACCCCAAGATGTAAGGCTTTCTTTTCCAGTTCTTTCTCTTCTTCTTTAGAAAAACCTCCTGTATTTACAGTTACTGCGTACACTTCATAACCTAGTGTTTCACTAAGATATTTAGCACAGTAAGAGGTATCCAAACCACCGCTAAACGCTAAGATTACTTTCTTTTTCATCTGAATTCTTCTTATTATTAATTGTCAAACGCAACTCGCCAGATCCTTTTGGTGTTGAGTGCACCTCATTCTTCTGGCTCACTTCATTATTATTATATTCTTTTTGAGGCGAACAATTCTCAGCCTCATTGATTGTATTATTGGGCGGAACAAAAAGCATTGCCGTACACAAACAGTTTTTACGTTCCTTCTGCATTAAAATATCATAATTCACACAGCTTTTACATCCGCTCCAAAATTCTTCATCCTGTGTCAATTCAGAATAAATAACAGGCTTATATCCTAAATCACTGTTGATTTTCATAACAGCCAGTCCTGTTGTTAATCCAAACACTTTAGCTGTTGGATATTTATCTCTGGACAATTGAAAAACCCTTTGTTTGATCTGGGTAGCCACTCCTCCGTT from Chryseobacterium piperi encodes:
- a CDS encoding carbamoyl phosphate synthase small subunit; the encoded protein is MKKKLILESGEVFYGEGFGTELETAGEVVFNTGMTGYQELISDPSYCGQIVCMTYPLIGNYGINRDDYESIEPAIKGLIVKEICDLPSNFRTQITLDELFKKKNLSGISGIDTRRLTRILRNSGVVKGKIVNADADENTTVEELKSTTFPTNQVETVSTKTPYANPGRGFKVVLVDFGSKLGIIRELSQRNCDIIVVSHDTTAEEILLMDPDGIMLSNGPGDPEDNPKALEMIRGLLGKVPIFGICLGHQLIGLACGAKTFKLKFGHRGGNHPVLDLEKNKVSITSQNHGYAVDQESLKGTDLIETHIALNDRTNEGLKHKIHPCFSVQYHPEASPGPEDANYLFDDFVELMEDFKSQEPRIKNQE
- a CDS encoding aspartate carbamoyltransferase catalytic subunit; amino-acid sequence: MFTITELSTEKINSILTEAIAFANGKTAKIEGEVFCSNLFFEDSTRTKTSFDIAERKLGLQVVPFDASHSSVNKGESLYDTVKTIESLGVNLVVIRDKKDGFFEELKNITIPVINGGDGKGNHPSQCMLDLMTIYQEFGKFEGLKIGIVGDVKHSRVANSNAEALRRLGAKVYFSGPEDWFDEGALINGTYLSVDELIHDVDVLMLLRIQHERHDAKMSFSASDYHRRYGLTKEREKAMKKEAIIMHPAPINRGVEIDNDLVESERSRIFKQMQNGVFARMAILKNALEDKGFKFK
- a CDS encoding Lrp/AsnC family transcriptional regulator translates to MDAKDKMILSIIQEDSTLSVKEISERIGLTFTPTYERIKQLEKQGVIEKYVGLLNREKLGLNIVVYCNVRLKEQSKKVLETFEKNISKYDEVQEIISLSGEYDYMLKIIAKDINSYNDFAVSVISNIPNIGQYHSSIVLHEVKKSTKFKIDLA
- the argH gene encoding argininosuccinate lyase → MKKIWQKDDLATNILVNNFTVGKDLDFDERLAKYDVKGSMAHCKMLAEVGIISNEEAAQMTAVLSEVLQNIEDGNFEIDQEAEDIHSQIEAILIEKLGDTGKKIHTARSRNDQVLLDIKLYLLDEIREIASLTDEFFQLLITLAEQHKNVLLPGYTHLQIAMPSSFGLWFGAYAEALLDDVEMLFSVKNIINKNPLGSAAGYGSSFPIDRESTTYNLGFQTMNYNAVYAQMTRGKSEKLLAMAMATIAGTLGKFAYDVCLYLSQNFDFISFPKEFTTGSSIMPHKKNPDIFELVRARCNRIQSLPNELILLTNNLPSGYHRDVQLTKEILFPAIDSLKECLEILNYTLPNIKVREGILEDEKYKYLFSVEKINEEVKNGSSFRDAYVKVGQEIENNAFDFEIENLNHTHQGSIGNLCLDKVSYQFNKLKNKILG
- a CDS encoding M20 family metallo-hydrolase, which translates into the protein MQALKSVYSQEELFNNAVGLLKNLIEIPSFSKDEYNTSVEIENFFQKKGITPTRFKNNIWAVNKHFDEWKPSVLLNTHHDTVKPNKGYTLDPFVAIEKEGKLYGLGSNDAGASLVSMAQTFLHFYERKDLKYNLIIALTAEEEISGFDGIEALFPQLPNIELAIVGEPTQMNLAIAEKGLLVIDGEMKGTPSHAAHPNEDNAILKCMQDLQHITQFKFPKISDYLGEVKITLSGIHAGVQHNVVPEACHFTLDVRVTDAYSNQEAFEIIQSQMKSNLTARSFRLNSSKIELDHPFVQAGLAIGRTTYGSPTSSDQAIIPCTSVKIGPGDSRRSHTADEFIELNEIRQGIEIYIRILEQVL
- the argB gene encoding acetylglutamate kinase; the protein is MKDKLFVVKIGGALIDDEKLLDQFLEQFAGIQEKKILVHGGGKLATTLADKLGITQQLINGRRITDKATLDIVAMVYAGSINKNIVSKLQQRNCNALGLSGADANVIQAKKRNHPEIDFGFVGDIDEGSVHKKMISYFLYLDLVPVFSAITHDKNGNLLNTNADTIASIIAQALTEKYDVELLYCFDKEGVLEDVDNPDSIIKSVSQEDFSILKEEGKLHKGILPKLENALGAIKNNVNKVFLIKETELKNHIENHHAGTQICL
- a CDS encoding Rossmann-fold NAD(P)-binding domain-containing protein encodes the protein MKNFTAVSDIENLQETIKKALNIKENPLSETEKGKGKTIGLVFLNSSLRTRLSSQIAAQNLGLNVLTLNAAQEAWNLEFADGAVMNGDTVEHIKDAIEVLNQYCDIIAVRCFAGMKSKEDDVNESILSQFQKHAKVPVISLESATRHPLQSLADCITITENWKEDHKPKVVLTWAPHIKPIAQAVANSFTEWMHEMDVDFVIANPEGYDLDKNFTKDTKIIHNQEEALKDADFIYVKNWSSFDDYAAMPEVKENWMLTGEKLKETNNGKVMHCLPVRRNVELSDEVMDGENSIIYQQAKNRIFSAQAVFSEILDEINFTK
- a CDS encoding aspartate aminotransferase family protein is translated as MNLFNVYPLFNINPVKAQGSFLWDDKGEKYLDFYGGHAVISIGHNHPHYQSKLKDQLDKISFYSNSVQNELQTELAEKLGELSGYQDYNLFLCNSGAEANENALKLASFHNGKSKVIYFSGAFHGRTSAAVSVTDNPKIVAPVNYSERFIKSEWNNIEQLEEIFKTQGNDISSVIIEGIQGVGGIMIPTAEFLSKIKELCEQHNAVLILDEVQSGYGRSGYFFAHQEFGVQPDIITIAKGMGNGFPIGGVLIHPKFKASNGLLGTTFGGNHLACAAAIAVLDVMKDENLMANAENMGQYIENEIKDFPHIKSIRRKGLMIGIELDRDCSEVRKSLLYDHHIFTGNSNDKSVLRILPALNIRKEETNLFINALKGVLQESCEIV
- the argC gene encoding N-acetyl-gamma-glutamyl-phosphate reductase, which codes for MKKVGIVGANGYTGSELVRLLAFHPMIELSFLYSRSNSGTKISDLYPDLATVCEMTLTDKPSQVEILFLCLPHKESQNWLSQNTVGDETLVIDLGNDFRLDGSFQNRNFIYGLPEINKKNLSGVKSIANPGCFATAIQLALLPLAEKGLLNEVYTTGITGSTGAGQSLQSTTHFTWRNDNISAYKTLTHQHVDEVLQQLNSFNDKKVGLNFIPWRGDFTRGIFTSSTVKSDLELSDIEQLYRDFYEEAPFVKVNERAIDLKQVVNTNRCVIHIEKNDNVVVIHSAIDNLLKGASGQAVQNMNIAMGWKENLGLDLKPVGF
- the argG gene encoding argininosuccinate synthase, with amino-acid sequence MKKKVILAFSGGLDTSYCAKYLSETLGYEVYAVTVNTGGFSKEEEKELEKKALHLGVKEYRCIDAQEDYYNSCVKYLIFGNVLKNNTYPLSVSAERTIQAQEIAKYALEANADAIAHGSTGAGNDQVRFDLIFQVMAPDVEIITPIRDMALSREEEIEFLKSHGYDLEFQKAQYSVNKGLWGTSVGGKETLTSRNNLPEEAFPSQIKVTDPSELEIEFKKGEIISVNGVSYEHPVYAIQKIEQLASAYGIGRDIHVGDTIVGIKGRVGFEAAAASVIIKAHHLLEKHTLSKYQQMMKSQLSDWYGNWLHEALFLDPVMRNIESFLSDSQEMVTGKVFVTLYPYRFVLNGIESDHDLMSDQFGSYGEANRAWSGDDVKGYTKIVSNSLNIYHQINGVKI
- a CDS encoding GNAT family N-acetyltransferase, translated to MEIEISSCEHLMYVSEIQQEMYDSAQRRGTGIAKRSIEYLSKKISDGNAVVATENGEWVGFCYIETWSHGQFVANSGLIVSPKYRNGGVATQIKQRVFQLSRDKYPTAKVFGLTTGLAVMKINSDLGYKPVIYSELTQDEEFWSGCKSCVNYDILMQKERKNCLCTAMLFVPPNNTINEAENCSPQKEYNNNEVSQKNEVHSTPKGSGELRLTINNKKNSDEKESNLSV